The proteins below are encoded in one region of Thermococcus peptonophilus:
- a CDS encoding DUF1667 domain-containing protein, producing MIYRFTCIVCPLGCSIEVEVENGEVKEVRGYKCPRGMEWAVQEVISPKRVVMTVIPVEGGALPTVSVKTAEPVPKEKIPELMRFLAKLKLKAPVNVGQVVAEWEGIKIVATRGA from the coding sequence ATGATATACCGCTTTACTTGTATTGTCTGCCCCCTTGGATGCTCCATTGAAGTTGAGGTCGAGAACGGCGAGGTCAAAGAGGTCAGGGGATATAAGTGTCCTAGGGGAATGGAGTGGGCAGTTCAGGAGGTTATCAGTCCAAAAAGGGTTGTCATGACCGTCATTCCCGTTGAGGGGGGTGCTCTCCCTACGGTGAGCGTCAAAACTGCCGAGCCAGTTCCAAAGGAGAAGATCCCAGAGCTGATGAGGTTCTTGGCAAAGCTGAAGCTCAAGGCCCCTGTGAACGTTGGCCAGGTGGTTGCGGAGTGGGAGGGAATAAAAATAGTGGCCACGAGGGGGGCTTAA